One Lysinibacillus sp. OF-1 DNA segment encodes these proteins:
- a CDS encoding phage tail protein, translating to MSEPYVGEIRLFSFGRVPRGWALCDGRVLPINTNQALYSILGTTYGGDGRTTFALPDLRGRVPVHVGNGVSLGQKAGEETHVLTINEMPAHTHAVNGSLDSATVKAAAGNVWGASTNNIYSDNQLNTYMNTQALSTSGSSLPHQNMQPYSVANYCMALVGIYPSRN from the coding sequence ATGAGTGAGCCATATGTAGGTGAAATCAGATTATTTAGCTTTGGAAGGGTCCCAAGAGGATGGGCATTATGCGATGGTCGAGTTTTGCCAATTAATACAAACCAAGCCCTATATTCCATATTGGGAACAACTTATGGTGGCGATGGCAGAACGACATTTGCATTGCCTGATTTAAGGGGGAGAGTTCCCGTTCATGTAGGTAACGGTGTCTCACTAGGACAAAAGGCGGGAGAAGAGACACATGTATTAACTATAAACGAAATGCCAGCTCATACACATGCAGTCAACGGTAGCTTGGACAGTGCTACGGTGAAAGCGGCTGCGGGTAATGTATGGGGGGCATCCACTAATAATATCTATTCTGATAATCAACTGAATACTTATATGAACACACAAGCATTGTCAACATCAGGAAGTTCACTGCCCCATCAAAATATGCAGCCTTACAGTGTGGCAAATTATTGTATGGCTCTAGTTGGAATTTATCCATCAAGAAATTAA